The following proteins are encoded in a genomic region of Ignavibacteria bacterium:
- the gatC gene encoding Asp-tRNA(Asn)/Glu-tRNA(Gln) amidotransferase subunit GatC, translating to MVTKNDVDKIAQLARLEFSENEKVKFTSEFNSILKMMDKLNELDTTNIETLTHVLPLQNVFREDGVKASFPREEILKNAPLATEEFFKVPKVIG from the coding sequence ATGGTAACAAAGAACGACGTTGACAAAATAGCTCAACTTGCTCGATTAGAATTTTCTGAAAATGAAAAAGTGAAGTTCACAAGCGAGTTCAACAGCATTTTGAAAATGATGGACAAGTTGAATGAACTCGACACAACAAATATTGAAACGTTAACGCACGTACTTCCATTGCAAAATGTTTTTCGAGAAGATGGGGTGAAAGCAAGTTTTCCTCGAGAAGAAATTTTAAAAAACGCTCCGTTGGCAACAGAAGAATTTTTCAAAGTTCCGAAAGTAATTGGATGA